From one Papio anubis isolate 15944 chromosome 12, Panubis1.0, whole genome shotgun sequence genomic stretch:
- the CASP1 gene encoding caspase-1 isoform X1 — protein sequence MDTLPNVGYSSDSLMERKIKTCICMCSKCFPIHVQALPKRKTKHTFSFSHTRREERKAMADKVLKEKRKLFIHSTGEGTINGLLDELLQTRVLNQEEMEKVKRENPTVMDKARAVIDSVIRKGAQASQICITYICEEDRYLAGTLGLSADQTSGNSLNMQDSQGVLSSFPASLAMQDNPAMPTSSGSKGNVKLCSQEEAQRIWKEKPAEIYPIMVKSGRTRLALVICNEEFDTLPRRTGAEVDITGTTMLLQNLGYNVHVRKNLTASEMTTELEAFAHRPEHKTSDSTFLVFMSHGIREGICGKKYSEQVPDVLQLNAIFEMLNTRNCPSLKDKPKVIIIQACRGENHGVVWLKDSAGVSRKISLPTTEEFEDDAVKKAHIEKDFIAFCSSTPDNVSWRHPTKGSVFIIRLIEHIQEYACSCDVEEIFRKVRLSFEQPGGRVQMPTTERVTLTRCFYLFPGH from the exons ATGGATACACTACCTAATGTAGGCTACAGTTCTGATTctttaatggaaagaaaaataaagacatgcatatgcatgtgcaGTAAGTGTTTCCCAATACATGTACAGGCCCTGCCAAAAAGGAAGACGAAGCATACTTTCAGTTTCAGCCACAcaagaagggaggagagaaaagcCATGGCTG ACAAGGtcctgaaggagaagagaaagctgTTTATCCATTCCACGGGTGAAGGTACAATAAATGGCTTACTGGATGAATTATTACAGACAAGGGTGCTGAACcaggaagagatggagaaagtaAAACGTGAAAATCCTACAGTTATGGATAAGGCCCGAGCTGTGATTGACTCTGTTATTCGCAAAGGGGCACAGGCATCCCAAATTTGCATCACATACATTTGTGAAGAAGATAGGTACCTGGCAGGGACGCTGGGACTTTCAGCAG ATCAAACATCTGGAAATTCCCTTAATATGCAAGACTCTCAAGGAgtactttcttcctttccag CTTCTCTGGCAATGCAGGACAACCCAGCTATGCCCACATCCTCAGGCTCAAAAGGGAATGTCAAGCTTTGCTCCCAAGAAGAAGCTCAAAGGATATGGAAAGAAAAGCCGGCAGAG ATTTATCCAATAATGGTCAAGTCAGGCCGCACACGTCTTGCTCTCGTTATCTGCAATGAAGAATTTGACACTCTTCCTAGAAGAACTGGAGCTGAGGTTGACATCACAGGCACGACAATGCTGCTACAAAATCTGGGGTACAACGTACATGTGAGAAAAAATCTCACAGCTTCG GAAATGACTACAGAGCTGGAGGCATTTGCACACCGCCCAGAGCACAAGACATCTGACAGCACCTTCCTGGTGTTCATGTCTCATGGTATTCGGGAAGGCATTTGTGGGAAGAAATACTCTGAGCAAGTCCCAGATGTATTACAACTCAATGCAATCTTTGAAATGTTGAATACCAGGAACTGCCCAAGTTTGAAGGACAAACCGAAGGTGATCATCATCCAGGCCTGCCGTGGTG AGAACCATGGTGTGGTGTGGTTAAAAGATTCAGCAGGAGTTTCTAGAAAAATATCCTTACCAACTACAGAAGAGTTTGAGGATGATGCTGTTAAGAAAGCCCACATAGAGAAGGATTTTATTGCTTTCTGCTCTTCCACACCAG ATAACGTTTCTTGGAGACATCCCACAAAGGGCTCTGTTTTTATTATAAGACTCATTGAACATATACAAGAATATGCTTGTTCCTGTGATGTGGAGGAAATTTTCCGCAAG GTTCGACTTTCATTTGAGCAGCCAGGTGGTAGAGTGCAGATGCCCACCACTGAAAGAGTGACTTTGACAAGATGTTTCTACCTCTTCCCAGGacattaa
- the CASP1 gene encoding caspase-1 isoform X3: MDTLPNVGYSSDSLMERKIKTCICMCSKCFPIHVQALPKRKTKHTFSFSHTRREERKAMADKVLKEKRKLFIHSTGEGTINGLLDELLQTRVLNQEEMEKVKRENPTVMDKARAVIDSVIRKGAQASQICITYICEEDRYLAGTLGLSADQTSGNSLNMQDSQGVLSSFPASLAMQDNPAMPTSSGSKGNVKLCSQEEAQRIWKEKPAEIYPIMVKSGRTRLALVICNEEFDTLPRRTGAEVDITGTTMLLQNLGYNVHVRKNLTASEMTTELEAFAHRPEHKTSDSTFLVFMSHGIREGICGKKYSEQVPDVLQLNAIFEMLNTRNCPSLKDKPKVIIIQACRGENHGVVWLKDSAGVSRKISLPTTEEFEDDAVKKAHIEKDFIAFCSSTPGSEEILL; this comes from the exons ATGGATACACTACCTAATGTAGGCTACAGTTCTGATTctttaatggaaagaaaaataaagacatgcatatgcatgtgcaGTAAGTGTTTCCCAATACATGTACAGGCCCTGCCAAAAAGGAAGACGAAGCATACTTTCAGTTTCAGCCACAcaagaagggaggagagaaaagcCATGGCTG ACAAGGtcctgaaggagaagagaaagctgTTTATCCATTCCACGGGTGAAGGTACAATAAATGGCTTACTGGATGAATTATTACAGACAAGGGTGCTGAACcaggaagagatggagaaagtaAAACGTGAAAATCCTACAGTTATGGATAAGGCCCGAGCTGTGATTGACTCTGTTATTCGCAAAGGGGCACAGGCATCCCAAATTTGCATCACATACATTTGTGAAGAAGATAGGTACCTGGCAGGGACGCTGGGACTTTCAGCAG ATCAAACATCTGGAAATTCCCTTAATATGCAAGACTCTCAAGGAgtactttcttcctttccag CTTCTCTGGCAATGCAGGACAACCCAGCTATGCCCACATCCTCAGGCTCAAAAGGGAATGTCAAGCTTTGCTCCCAAGAAGAAGCTCAAAGGATATGGAAAGAAAAGCCGGCAGAG ATTTATCCAATAATGGTCAAGTCAGGCCGCACACGTCTTGCTCTCGTTATCTGCAATGAAGAATTTGACACTCTTCCTAGAAGAACTGGAGCTGAGGTTGACATCACAGGCACGACAATGCTGCTACAAAATCTGGGGTACAACGTACATGTGAGAAAAAATCTCACAGCTTCG GAAATGACTACAGAGCTGGAGGCATTTGCACACCGCCCAGAGCACAAGACATCTGACAGCACCTTCCTGGTGTTCATGTCTCATGGTATTCGGGAAGGCATTTGTGGGAAGAAATACTCTGAGCAAGTCCCAGATGTATTACAACTCAATGCAATCTTTGAAATGTTGAATACCAGGAACTGCCCAAGTTTGAAGGACAAACCGAAGGTGATCATCATCCAGGCCTGCCGTGGTG AGAACCATGGTGTGGTGTGGTTAAAAGATTCAGCAGGAGTTTCTAGAAAAATATCCTTACCAACTACAGAAGAGTTTGAGGATGATGCTGTTAAGAAAGCCCACATAGAGAAGGATTTTATTGCTTTCTGCTCTTCCACACCAG gAAGTGAAGAGATTCTTCTGTAA
- the CASP1 gene encoding caspase-1 isoform X4 codes for MEKVKRENPTVMDKARAVIDSVIRKGAQASQICITYICEEDRYLAGTLGLSADQTSGNSLNMQDSQGVLSSFPASLAMQDNPAMPTSSGSKGNVKLCSQEEAQRIWKEKPAEIYPIMVKSGRTRLALVICNEEFDTLPRRTGAEVDITGTTMLLQNLGYNVHVRKNLTASEMTTELEAFAHRPEHKTSDSTFLVFMSHGIREGICGKKYSEQVPDVLQLNAIFEMLNTRNCPSLKDKPKVIIIQACRGENHGVVWLKDSAGVSRKISLPTTEEFEDDAVKKAHIEKDFIAFCSSTPDNVSWRHPTKGSVFIIRLIEHIQEYACSCDVEEIFRKVRLSFEQPGGRVQMPTTERVTLTRCFYLFPGH; via the exons atggagaaagtaAAACGTGAAAATCCTACAGTTATGGATAAGGCCCGAGCTGTGATTGACTCTGTTATTCGCAAAGGGGCACAGGCATCCCAAATTTGCATCACATACATTTGTGAAGAAGATAGGTACCTGGCAGGGACGCTGGGACTTTCAGCAG ATCAAACATCTGGAAATTCCCTTAATATGCAAGACTCTCAAGGAgtactttcttcctttccag CTTCTCTGGCAATGCAGGACAACCCAGCTATGCCCACATCCTCAGGCTCAAAAGGGAATGTCAAGCTTTGCTCCCAAGAAGAAGCTCAAAGGATATGGAAAGAAAAGCCGGCAGAG ATTTATCCAATAATGGTCAAGTCAGGCCGCACACGTCTTGCTCTCGTTATCTGCAATGAAGAATTTGACACTCTTCCTAGAAGAACTGGAGCTGAGGTTGACATCACAGGCACGACAATGCTGCTACAAAATCTGGGGTACAACGTACATGTGAGAAAAAATCTCACAGCTTCG GAAATGACTACAGAGCTGGAGGCATTTGCACACCGCCCAGAGCACAAGACATCTGACAGCACCTTCCTGGTGTTCATGTCTCATGGTATTCGGGAAGGCATTTGTGGGAAGAAATACTCTGAGCAAGTCCCAGATGTATTACAACTCAATGCAATCTTTGAAATGTTGAATACCAGGAACTGCCCAAGTTTGAAGGACAAACCGAAGGTGATCATCATCCAGGCCTGCCGTGGTG AGAACCATGGTGTGGTGTGGTTAAAAGATTCAGCAGGAGTTTCTAGAAAAATATCCTTACCAACTACAGAAGAGTTTGAGGATGATGCTGTTAAGAAAGCCCACATAGAGAAGGATTTTATTGCTTTCTGCTCTTCCACACCAG ATAACGTTTCTTGGAGACATCCCACAAAGGGCTCTGTTTTTATTATAAGACTCATTGAACATATACAAGAATATGCTTGTTCCTGTGATGTGGAGGAAATTTTCCGCAAG GTTCGACTTTCATTTGAGCAGCCAGGTGGTAGAGTGCAGATGCCCACCACTGAAAGAGTGACTTTGACAAGATGTTTCTACCTCTTCCCAGGacattaa
- the CASP1 gene encoding caspase-1 isoform X2: protein MDTLPNVGYSSDSLMERKIKTCICMCSKCFPIHVQALPKRKTKHTFSFSHTRREERKAMADKVLKEKRKLFIHSTGEGTINGLLDELLQTRVLNQEEMEKVKRENPTVMDKARAVIDSVIRKGAQASQICITYICEEDRYLAGTLGLSADQTSGNSLNMQDSQGVLSSFPASLAMQDNPAMPTSSGSKGNVKLCSQEEAQRIWKEKPAEIYPIMVKSGRTRLALVICNEEFDTLPRRTGAEVDITGTTMLLQNLGYNVHVRKNLTASEMTTELEAFAHRPEHKTSDSTFLVFMSHGIREGICGKKYSEQVPDVLQLNAIFEMLNTRNCPSLKDKPKVIIIQACRGENHGVVWLKDSAGVSRKISLPTTEEFEDDAVKKAHIEKDFIAFCSSTPDNVSWRHPTKGSVFIIRLIEHIQEYACSCDVEEIFRKEVKRFFCKGFWNDVC from the exons ATGGATACACTACCTAATGTAGGCTACAGTTCTGATTctttaatggaaagaaaaataaagacatgcatatgcatgtgcaGTAAGTGTTTCCCAATACATGTACAGGCCCTGCCAAAAAGGAAGACGAAGCATACTTTCAGTTTCAGCCACAcaagaagggaggagagaaaagcCATGGCTG ACAAGGtcctgaaggagaagagaaagctgTTTATCCATTCCACGGGTGAAGGTACAATAAATGGCTTACTGGATGAATTATTACAGACAAGGGTGCTGAACcaggaagagatggagaaagtaAAACGTGAAAATCCTACAGTTATGGATAAGGCCCGAGCTGTGATTGACTCTGTTATTCGCAAAGGGGCACAGGCATCCCAAATTTGCATCACATACATTTGTGAAGAAGATAGGTACCTGGCAGGGACGCTGGGACTTTCAGCAG ATCAAACATCTGGAAATTCCCTTAATATGCAAGACTCTCAAGGAgtactttcttcctttccag CTTCTCTGGCAATGCAGGACAACCCAGCTATGCCCACATCCTCAGGCTCAAAAGGGAATGTCAAGCTTTGCTCCCAAGAAGAAGCTCAAAGGATATGGAAAGAAAAGCCGGCAGAG ATTTATCCAATAATGGTCAAGTCAGGCCGCACACGTCTTGCTCTCGTTATCTGCAATGAAGAATTTGACACTCTTCCTAGAAGAACTGGAGCTGAGGTTGACATCACAGGCACGACAATGCTGCTACAAAATCTGGGGTACAACGTACATGTGAGAAAAAATCTCACAGCTTCG GAAATGACTACAGAGCTGGAGGCATTTGCACACCGCCCAGAGCACAAGACATCTGACAGCACCTTCCTGGTGTTCATGTCTCATGGTATTCGGGAAGGCATTTGTGGGAAGAAATACTCTGAGCAAGTCCCAGATGTATTACAACTCAATGCAATCTTTGAAATGTTGAATACCAGGAACTGCCCAAGTTTGAAGGACAAACCGAAGGTGATCATCATCCAGGCCTGCCGTGGTG AGAACCATGGTGTGGTGTGGTTAAAAGATTCAGCAGGAGTTTCTAGAAAAATATCCTTACCAACTACAGAAGAGTTTGAGGATGATGCTGTTAAGAAAGCCCACATAGAGAAGGATTTTATTGCTTTCTGCTCTTCCACACCAG ATAACGTTTCTTGGAGACATCCCACAAAGGGCTCTGTTTTTATTATAAGACTCATTGAACATATACAAGAATATGCTTGTTCCTGTGATGTGGAGGAAATTTTCCGCAAG gAAGTGAAGAGATTCTTCTGTAAAGGTTTTTGGAATGATGTCTGCTGA